In the Pirellulales bacterium genome, one interval contains:
- a CDS encoding FtsX-like permease family protein — protein sequence MSAFRLIFASLVYHRRMNFAVALGVLAGTAVLTGALLVGDSVRGSLRHLTLDRLGRVDEALVADRFFDVELANDLSAAPDFATAFDRAVPAILLQGSLGNPDKGNRANRVTLLACDAGFWQLGAGGPARPPAAGEVVLNTRLADDLEVKAGDDVLVRLPLASDIPPDSPLGKKTGAIANRRLRVLEVIPSVGLGRFGLFPNQQTPANAFLNLADLQSALEQKDRVNALFVSGRETSAPPPETEERKLSGWLHPKLSDYGLSLTQTMRGYIHLTSDRMLLEDPVETAVARLFPTGPADPPQPVLTYLANYILAGADDAAKIPYSTITAIDFTDQPPLGPFSTPEGLTIAALADDEIVLNQWAFDDLAKQGVTLKPNDQVRITYFEPESTHGRIVEKTTAFKFKAVAALDGAADDRDFTPELKGVTDKKSLANWDPPFPYFPERVRTTPPNNQDDEYWNKYRATPKAFVSLAAGRKLWGSRFGQTTSLRFAPRDGLTVADLAQRLEDELAKHRSELGFDFQPVKRQGLAASAGTTDFNVLFIAFSFFIIAAAVMLVALLFRLGVERRASEVGILLAVGWYPRSVRRLLLVEGLLVAALGGAAGVVAGVGYAWLMLTALNTPGWWLAAVSSPFLRLYITPLSLLVGYASGVLVSGGAIAWALKAMRHVSVRRLLANQAGELRQLAPGRSIAGRVVAWSSLVLAIVAGGFAGGLSGEAQAGVFFGSGALVLTALLSFLRIRLRAGETGALIKPGGSALARLALRNGARNPG from the coding sequence ATGTCCGCTTTCCGTTTGATCTTCGCCAGCCTGGTTTACCACAGGCGAATGAACTTCGCCGTCGCCTTGGGCGTCTTGGCCGGCACGGCAGTGTTGACCGGCGCGCTCTTGGTCGGCGACTCGGTCCGCGGCAGCTTGCGGCACTTGACGCTCGACCGGCTGGGCCGCGTCGACGAAGCACTGGTCGCCGATCGGTTCTTCGACGTGGAATTGGCCAACGACCTCTCCGCCGCGCCGGACTTTGCCACGGCGTTCGATCGGGCCGTGCCGGCGATATTGCTCCAAGGGAGCCTCGGCAACCCTGACAAGGGCAACCGGGCCAACCGCGTGACTCTACTGGCGTGCGACGCCGGATTCTGGCAGTTAGGCGCCGGAGGTCCGGCCCGGCCGCCGGCCGCGGGCGAAGTCGTGCTCAATACTCGGCTGGCCGACGACCTGGAGGTTAAGGCCGGCGACGACGTGCTCGTTCGCCTGCCGCTGGCCAGCGACATTCCGCCCGACAGCCCCTTGGGCAAAAAGACCGGTGCGATCGCCAACCGCCGCCTGCGCGTACTCGAAGTCATTCCCTCCGTGGGATTGGGACGGTTCGGATTGTTCCCCAATCAGCAAACGCCCGCCAACGCCTTCTTGAACCTCGCAGACCTGCAATCCGCCCTGGAGCAAAAGGACCGCGTCAACGCTCTTTTCGTTTCCGGTCGCGAAACAAGTGCTCCGCCGCCGGAAACTGAAGAGCGGAAGCTGTCAGGCTGGTTGCATCCCAAGCTTTCCGACTACGGACTGTCGCTCACGCAAACCATGCGCGGCTACATTCACCTCACCAGCGACCGCATGCTGCTGGAAGATCCGGTCGAAACGGCTGTCGCGAGGCTGTTTCCGACAGGGCCGGCCGATCCGCCGCAGCCGGTGCTGACTTACCTCGCCAATTATATTCTCGCCGGCGCCGACGACGCGGCGAAGATTCCCTATTCGACGATCACCGCGATCGACTTCACCGACCAGCCTCCGCTGGGGCCCTTCTCGACTCCCGAGGGCCTGACGATCGCGGCCCTGGCCGACGACGAGATCGTGCTGAACCAATGGGCCTTCGACGATCTCGCCAAACAAGGCGTGACGCTGAAGCCGAATGACCAGGTTAGGATCACCTACTTCGAGCCGGAGAGCACTCACGGCCGGATCGTCGAGAAGACGACGGCGTTCAAGTTCAAGGCCGTCGCCGCGCTCGACGGCGCGGCCGACGATCGCGATTTCACGCCGGAGCTGAAGGGCGTGACCGACAAGAAATCGCTGGCCAACTGGGATCCGCCGTTTCCTTACTTTCCCGAGCGCGTCCGCACGACGCCGCCCAACAACCAGGACGACGAATACTGGAACAAGTACCGGGCGACCCCCAAGGCGTTCGTTTCGCTGGCCGCCGGCCGCAAGCTGTGGGGCAGCCGCTTCGGGCAAACCACGTCGCTTCGTTTCGCGCCGCGCGACGGGCTTACCGTGGCCGACCTGGCCCAGCGGCTGGAAGACGAGCTGGCCAAGCACCGCTCGGAGCTGGGCTTCGACTTCCAACCGGTCAAGCGGCAGGGGTTGGCGGCGTCGGCCGGCACGACCGACTTCAACGTGCTCTTCATCGCTTTCAGCTTCTTCATCATCGCTGCGGCAGTGATGCTGGTGGCGCTTTTGTTTCGTCTCGGCGTCGAGCGGCGGGCCAGCGAAGTCGGTATTTTGCTGGCCGTCGGCTGGTATCCTCGAAGCGTGCGGCGTTTGCTGCTGGTCGAGGGGCTTCTGGTGGCGGCCTTGGGGGGCGCAGCCGGCGTGGTGGCCGGCGTTGGCTATGCCTGGCTGATGCTGACGGCGTTGAACACGCCCGGCTGGTGGCTGGCCGCGGTGAGCAGCCCCTTCTTGCGGCTCTACATCACGCCCCTGAGCCTGCTCGTGGGCTATGCCAGTGGCGTCCTCGTTTCGGGCGGGGCGATCGCATGGGCGTTGAAGGCCATGCGTCATGTATCCGTCCGCAGGCTGCTGGCCAACCAGGCCGGCGAGCTGCGCCAACTCGCACCGGGCCGCTCGATCGCCGGCCGTGTCGTCGCCTGGTCGTCGCTGGTGCTGGCAATCGTGGCGGGCGGCTTCGCCGGTGGCTTGAGCGGCGAAGCGCAGGCGGGT